AGCCCCCCCCCGACTCGTCTAATCTATTGAAAGGAAGAAACATGCAAGGAAAGTCAAACCGCAATCCTATCAGTTCACGTGACGCTATCCAAGGACTTCACTCAGACGACACTTTACATCATAACACCTTAAGACCCCATTGTCAAGCCAAATCGCTCCACATTCGTAGGATTGTTGTGGCGTCAGGTGTCTTCACCTGACACCCGTCGTCGGGTGGGGACACCCGACGGCACGATAACAGTCTTATCAGTTAGACCCGACGCAATACATGGACTTGCTCAGACGATATGAAGCAAAGTAACATTTCCCCGCCCAAATGCAAATGGTATCGCTCCGTTCCCCCTAAAAATCTCGCCGGCATGAGGAAGACCGTCTGGCCTTTCTCAACTGACAACTGGTTGCTCACCGAACTCTCCTGCCCGCCTCCCATTTAACCCCGGTTAAAGACTTCACTCCATCCCCGCCCGTAAGATATGAGTGAACGCTTTGGAACATAGTCCAAGTCCAATGAACAACACCTTCGACGTCGACCGGCTCAAGCCGCCGGTCATCAAACATAAGGCGACCGGCAAGGGTCAGCTTTTTCGCCGATACTTCGACCGGCGCCGGCAGACTCTCCGCGCCGGCATCCACCGCACATCGCTCTGGCGGATCGGGGTGCAGTCGTTCTTCACTCTGGTATCGCTCTGGTCGGGGTGGAGGTTTGCGCAGTTCGTCAAAGCCGCACAATTGCCGGGCGACGCGCCGCTTCCACCCCGGCCGCCATCGGTCGAAGGCTACCTCCCGATTAGCGGCCTAATGGGGCTGGTGGACTGGTTCTATCACGGATCTCTCAATGTCATCCATCCGGCGGCAACGATGTTGCTGCTCATCTTCATCGCGATTTCCCTCGTCCTGCGCAAAGCCTTCTGCGGGTGGATATGTCCGGTCGGATTCATCAGCGACAACCTCGCGCGGCTCGGGAGGGCGATCCTGGGCCGCAATTTCCGCATCTGGAAAGGGGCGGATATAGCGCTGCGGTCGCTTAAATATCTGATCCTTGCTTTCTTCATTTGGGCGATCTATGCAATGCCTCCGATGGCGCTGAGAGCATTCATTGAATCGCCTTACAACAAGGTAGCCGACGCGAAGATGCTGATGTTTTTCGTCAACATTGGCATGACCGGTGCGGTCGTCATCGGGCTTTTGATTCTACTCTCAATTCTGGTGCAAGGCTTCTGGTGCCGGTATCTTTGCCCCTACGGAGCCTTGATGGGGCTCTTTAGTTGGGCTTCGCCGGTAAAGGTCCGACGCGCTCCAGACATTTGCACCGATTGCGGTATATGCGATCAGGTCTGCCCATCGCGATTGCCGGTAATGACTAAACCGCAGATATCCAGTGTCGAGTGCCTCGGTTGCGGCGACTGCGTCGTCAGTTGCCCGGTAAAAGGAGCGCTGATGATCGGTATTCCCGAACAGAAGTTTTCATTCCGGCGAATGACCGCGCTGATATTAATCCTTTTCGCAACCGGCTGGGGTCTTGCGCAACTGACCGGCACCTGGCAGAGCCATCTGTCGGATAGCGAGTATCGCTATCATATCGAGCGGATGGATAGCGATGACTACGGGCATCCGGGAAGATAGCAAACAACAATTGAAGCGAAGTCATATAGACAATTTCTAAAGAAAACAACGAGGAAATCCAATGAAAAAGATGTTCTTGACCCTGATCCTGGCCGTGTGTGCCGCGTTGCTGCTGCCGGCCGGTGCCGATGCCCACTGCGACACAATGGACGGACCGGTCGTCGCTGACGCCCGCGAGGCTCTGGCTGAAGGCGATCCCTCACTTGCCCTGAAATGGGTAAGCGAAGAAGCAGAGAGTGAAATCCGCGCCGCCTTTGACAAGGCTCAACAGGCGCGAAAGGTAGGAGGCAGCGCTGCCGAAGTGGCCGACCTGTGGTTCTTCGAAACTCTGGTGAGAGTGCACCGGGCCGGCGAGGGTGCGCCCTATACCGGTCTCAAATCCTCCGATGCGGGGGTTCCGGAAGCAGTCCGACAGGCCGATGCAGCGCTCCAAACTGGTGAAATCAAACCACTGGCACATCATGTCGGTGAGGCGACTTCGCGTGCCATAGCCGAGCGATTCGCGGCGGCACGGGAAGCACTGATCCATCGAGGCGAATCCGTGGCACGTGGCCGCGAGTTTGTTTCAGCCTACGTCGAGTACGTTCATCTCGTCGAAAAGATCGCCGAGATGGTGGAAAACGACGACGCTCACGGCTGCGAAAACTGCAGCGAACACCCGGAGAAGTCATCTCCCGGGACGAATCAAAAACGTCAACACTAACGAGGAATCCATGTCCATACCCTATCAAAACCGAACTGTCGGTCAACTGGTTGCAGAGCGGCCCGCCCGGGCGAGGGTCTTTGAGCGGTTCGGCATCGACTACTGCTGCGGCGGACGAGTAAGCCTCGCCGAAGCAGCCTCGAGCCTCGGGCTCGATCCAGCCGTAATCGAACGGGCTCTATCTGAGTGCGACGCTGGTCCGGAAAACAAAGGCGAACGCGACTGGCTTGCCGCGTCACCAATAGAACTGATCGACGACATCCTCGCCCGGCATCACACCTATCTGAAGGTCGAACTGCCGCGCCTCGATTACCTCGTCCACAAGGTCGCGTCGGTGCACTCGGCGAACCACCCCTATCTGAAGGAACTGGCACAGGTCTTTGTCTCCCTGCGCAGCAACATGCTGACTCACCTCGCCGCCGAGGAAGAGACGATCTTTCCTGCCATCCGGAAGGTAAACGGAAATCCTGAAGCACGCCGCGAACTCAC
This window of the Calditrichota bacterium genome carries:
- a CDS encoding 4Fe-4S binding protein, translating into MNNTFDVDRLKPPVIKHKATGKGQLFRRYFDRRRQTLRAGIHRTSLWRIGVQSFFTLVSLWSGWRFAQFVKAAQLPGDAPLPPRPPSVEGYLPISGLMGLVDWFYHGSLNVIHPAATMLLLIFIAISLVLRKAFCGWICPVGFISDNLARLGRAILGRNFRIWKGADIALRSLKYLILAFFIWAIYAMPPMALRAFIESPYNKVADAKMLMFFVNIGMTGAVVIGLLILLSILVQGFWCRYLCPYGALMGLFSWASPVKVRRAPDICTDCGICDQVCPSRLPVMTKPQISSVECLGCGDCVVSCPVKGALMIGIPEQKFSFRRMTALILILFATGWGLAQLTGTWQSHLSDSEYRYHIERMDSDDYGHPGR
- the ric gene encoding iron-sulfur cluster repair di-iron protein codes for the protein MSIPYQNRTVGQLVAERPARARVFERFGIDYCCGGRVSLAEAASSLGLDPAVIERALSECDAGPENKGERDWLAASPIELIDDILARHHTYLKVELPRLDYLVHKVASVHSANHPYLKELAQVFVSLRSNMLTHLAAEEETIFPAIRKVNGNPEARRELTAHIALSTSEHDLVGAMLHRINQLTGNYSLPPDGCETFRALLHGLSVLEGDTHIHVHKENNILFPKVLAA